In Thalassotalea fonticola, a single genomic region encodes these proteins:
- the tyrS gene encoding tyrosine--tRNA ligase, with product MTDIQQAFAEIKRGAEEILLEDELLAKLKTGKPLKIKAGFDPTAPDLHLGHTVLINKMRQFQQLGHEVIFLIGDFTGMIGDPTGKNVTRKPLTEADVLANAETYKEQVFKILDPAKTRVEFNSTWMEKLGAAGMLKLASRQTVARMMERDDFKKRFKEGQSIAIHEFMYPLVQGWDSVALESDVELGGTDQKFNLLMGRELQKGEGQRPQTVLMMPLLEGLDGVQKMSKSLGNYIGITDSPTEMFGKIMSISDVLMWRYYDLLSFKPISEIEGYKESIAQGSNPRDVKIELAKELIARFHDEDAAQAAHQEFINRFQKGAMPDEIDEKALTTVEGNIGIANLLKDVGLAASTSEAMRMIKQGAVKIDGEKVSDNKLQCQAGTTAIYQIGKRKFAKVTLS from the coding sequence ATGACCGATATTCAGCAAGCGTTTGCCGAAATAAAACGTGGTGCAGAAGAAATATTGCTTGAAGATGAATTACTGGCAAAATTAAAAACTGGCAAACCATTAAAAATTAAAGCTGGTTTTGACCCTACAGCCCCAGATCTACACTTAGGTCATACAGTGTTGATCAATAAAATGCGCCAGTTTCAGCAGTTAGGTCATGAAGTGATTTTCCTAATTGGTGACTTTACTGGCATGATTGGCGATCCTACCGGTAAAAATGTTACCCGTAAGCCGTTGACTGAAGCTGATGTGTTAGCCAATGCAGAAACTTACAAAGAGCAAGTATTCAAAATTTTAGATCCTGCTAAAACCCGGGTAGAGTTTAACTCAACTTGGATGGAAAAATTAGGCGCTGCCGGCATGTTAAAACTTGCATCGCGTCAAACCGTTGCTCGTATGATGGAACGTGATGATTTTAAAAAGCGCTTTAAAGAAGGTCAGTCAATTGCTATTCATGAGTTCATGTATCCACTAGTCCAAGGTTGGGACTCAGTTGCATTAGAGTCTGATGTTGAGCTTGGCGGCACCGATCAAAAGTTTAACTTACTAATGGGCCGTGAATTACAAAAAGGTGAAGGACAACGTCCACAAACCGTATTAATGATGCCATTACTTGAAGGCCTAGATGGCGTGCAGAAAATGTCAAAATCATTGGGCAATTACATCGGAATTACTGATTCGCCAACAGAAATGTTTGGTAAAATCATGTCTATCTCTGATGTATTGATGTGGCGATATTACGATTTACTAAGCTTTAAACCAATCAGCGAGATTGAAGGTTATAAAGAAAGCATCGCTCAGGGCTCTAATCCTCGCGATGTGAAAATTGAACTAGCAAAAGAACTAATTGCACGCTTCCATGATGAAGATGCAGCACAAGCTGCCCATCAAGAGTTTATTAATCGTTTTCAAAAAGGTGCGATGCCAGATGAGATCGATGAAAAAGCTTTAACAACAGTTGAAGGCAATATTGGTATTGCCAATCTGCTTAAAGATGTTGGCTTAGCAGCAAGTACGTCGGAAGCAATGCGAATGATCAAACAAGGCGCAGTGAAAATTGACGGTGAAAAGGTTAGCGACAATAAATTGCAATGCCAAGCTGGCACGACTGCAATTTATCAAATTGGTAAACGTAAATTTGCTAAAGTAACGCTTAGCTAA
- a CDS encoding DUF4136 domain-containing protein — translation MLIIKKLTLLSVIFCSATFLNGCSSSPETSFNEEFDFSSVKTYSLFPRESKFTELQDMSDFHRNRIELAVEKQMEKQDFSYSQFEQADVIISYFLVGKSLRELQKYNKGVKACLGCSDKEQAALNKEIKTSMLVLDILDSEKKRSVFRGFTKLDLDVEDTSEENQQETIEAVQMILSKFPPKSKN, via the coding sequence ATGCTCATAATAAAAAAATTGACCTTGCTAAGCGTTATATTTTGCTCTGCAACTTTTCTTAATGGTTGCTCGTCTAGCCCTGAAACCAGCTTTAATGAAGAGTTTGACTTCTCAAGTGTGAAAACCTATAGCTTGTTTCCGCGTGAATCTAAGTTTACTGAATTACAGGATATGAGCGACTTTCATCGAAATCGAATTGAACTTGCTGTTGAAAAACAAATGGAAAAACAAGATTTTAGCTATAGCCAGTTTGAACAAGCTGATGTGATCATTAGTTACTTTTTAGTGGGCAAAAGTCTACGTGAGTTACAAAAGTATAATAAAGGCGTGAAGGCTTGTTTGGGGTGTAGTGATAAAGAACAAGCTGCATTGAACAAAGAGATAAAAACTTCTATGTTGGTTTTAGATATACTCGATAGTGAAAAAAAACGTTCGGTATTTAGAGGTTTTACTAAGCTTGATTTAGACGTGGAAGATACCAGCGAAGAGAACCAGCAAGAAACAATCGAAGCGGTGCAAATGATCTTGTCGAAATTTCCACCGAAATCTAAAAATTAA
- a CDS encoding ribonuclease E inhibitor RraB, with protein sequence MTFPNDENGIVLAEMQDAGIDLSKLLTVEFFQLFEHEKDAKDMAKFISNSDMNATVNVHPDQTPNVWDVDCKVEMIPSYENIVAMEEKFEQLAQKFNGFNDGWGVQQDD encoded by the coding sequence ATGACATTTCCAAACGATGAAAACGGTATAGTTCTTGCTGAAATGCAAGATGCAGGTATAGATTTAAGTAAATTGCTTACCGTTGAATTTTTTCAGTTATTTGAACACGAAAAAGATGCTAAAGACATGGCAAAATTTATCAGTAACAGTGATATGAATGCTACTGTCAATGTTCACCCGGATCAAACACCTAATGTGTGGGATGTGGATTGCAAAGTTGAAATGATCCCAAGCTATGAAAATATAGTTGCCATGGAAGAAAAGTTTGAACAGCTAGCGCAAAAATTTAATGGCTTTAATGATGGCTGGGGCGTACAACAAGACGATTAA
- a CDS encoding trimeric intracellular cation channel family protein, translated as MSTFIYFADIFGVIVFALSGALMAGRYRLDPFGVMVLAAVTAVGGGTIRDIILGAPIFWTVQNEYVGVIFFTALVTILLIRQPRLVPKRFMHVADAFGLALFAVLGTQKALSYDQTILTSVIMGTITGVAGGMIRDIICNKIPLILRKEIYALAAMLGSFLFVGLTYLGLSEPIAGSLAMAGALILRLAGIYWKVSLPAFHFDDELKD; from the coding sequence ATCAGTACCTTTATATATTTTGCCGATATATTCGGAGTCATTGTTTTTGCTTTATCGGGTGCTCTTATGGCGGGTAGATATCGCCTTGACCCGTTTGGTGTCATGGTTTTAGCTGCTGTAACTGCTGTTGGTGGAGGCACAATTCGTGACATAATCTTAGGCGCGCCAATATTTTGGACAGTACAAAATGAATATGTTGGCGTCATTTTTTTTACTGCATTAGTTACTATTTTACTGATCAGACAACCCAGGCTTGTACCAAAACGATTTATGCATGTGGCCGATGCCTTCGGCTTAGCTTTATTTGCGGTGCTAGGAACACAAAAAGCGTTGAGCTATGATCAAACTATTCTTACCTCGGTTATTATGGGTACTATTACCGGCGTAGCTGGAGGAATGATCCGCGACATCATTTGTAATAAGATCCCACTTATTTTACGTAAAGAGATATATGCTTTAGCCGCCATGTTAGGCAGTTTCTTATTCGTTGGCTTAACTTATTTGGGGTTGTCAGAACCTATAGCGGGCTCATTAGCAATGGCAGGTGCATTAATATTACGCTTAGCTGGTATTTATTGGAAAGTGTCTTTACCTGCTTTTCATTTTGATGATGAATTGAAGGATTAA
- a CDS encoding rhodanese-like domain-containing protein: MHKLIVIIFITLLTACSSVAENEQQIKLSGDIAQQQLLKMQTANEDFLLLDVRSTEEYNEGHIPGAINISHQKLANRLAEIGQFKDKNIVVYCRSGRRAGIAIDILRDNKFKHLSHLSGDMQGWQTADLDVVKN; the protein is encoded by the coding sequence ATGCATAAATTAATTGTAATTATCTTCATCACTTTACTTACAGCTTGTTCTTCAGTTGCTGAAAATGAGCAGCAAATAAAGCTCAGCGGTGATATAGCTCAGCAGCAATTGTTAAAAATGCAAACCGCAAATGAAGACTTTTTACTTCTAGATGTACGTAGTACGGAAGAATATAATGAAGGCCACATACCTGGTGCAATAAATATCTCCCATCAAAAATTAGCAAACAGGTTAGCTGAAATAGGCCAGTTTAAAGACAAAAATATTGTTGTATATTGTCGCTCTGGTCGCCGCGCAGGCATAGCAATAGACATTCTAAGAGACAATAAATTTAAGCACCTGAGTCACTTAAGTGGTGATATGCAAGGTTGGCAAACGGCAGATTTAGACGTAGTAAAAAACTAG
- the mtnN gene encoding 5'-methylthioadenosine/S-adenosylhomocysteine nucleosidase — protein sequence MKSGIIGAMEPEVAILKAKLENFAEHQHAGYNFFTGQIDGTEVVLVQSGIGKVASALATVLMIEKFSPDYIVNTGSAGGFEQSLKVGDIVISSEVRHHDADVTAFGYEIGQLPGMPAAFVPHPTLVTAAQAGIDKLVGIKTLTGLITTGDTFMTKDDDIAKARANFPTMAAVEMEGAAIAQTCHQFNVPFVVIRSMSDIAGKESPTSFEEYLETASVNSSELVLNMLNELTGKTL from the coding sequence ATGAAATCAGGCATTATTGGCGCTATGGAGCCAGAAGTAGCAATTTTAAAAGCTAAACTAGAGAATTTTGCCGAGCACCAGCATGCCGGCTATAATTTTTTTACCGGTCAAATTGATGGCACTGAAGTAGTACTTGTGCAATCTGGGATTGGTAAAGTTGCCTCAGCGTTAGCCACAGTATTAATGATTGAGAAGTTCTCTCCTGATTACATTGTAAATACTGGCTCCGCCGGTGGCTTTGAACAATCATTAAAAGTTGGCGACATAGTGATCAGTTCAGAAGTAAGGCATCATGATGCTGACGTAACCGCATTTGGTTATGAAATTGGTCAACTACCAGGTATGCCCGCCGCTTTTGTACCTCATCCTACCCTAGTCACAGCAGCACAAGCAGGAATTGATAAGCTAGTAGGCATTAAAACGCTGACCGGCCTTATTACCACAGGTGATACATTCATGACCAAAGATGATGATATTGCTAAAGCCCGTGCTAATTTTCCTACTATGGCAGCAGTTGAAATGGAAGGTGCCGCAATCGCCCAAACCTGTCATCAATTTAATGTGCCATTTGTTGTTATTCGCTCAATGAGCGATATTGCCGGTAAAGAGTCTCCTACTTCGTTTGAAGAATATCTAGAAACTGCATCAGTAAACTCTTCTGAATTAGTGCTGAATATGCTCAATGAATTAACGGGTAAAACTCTTTAA
- a CDS encoding dUTP diphosphatase, translated as MSDLSTSIKQIKQMLIMQDAMNTRVSDSWRADNYEWYRAIWVECAEMLDHHGWKWWKHQECDVPQVQLELVDIFHFGLSLRLMKESNVDIIAEQLAAELQQSVEHTDFKLALEDLAAAAVSNKDFDGKSFTACMALMDMDLNELFRQYVGKNTLNFFRQDYGYKTGTYIKIWNGKEDNEVLADLVTSLDTTAEDFQSNVYKGLKAAYPK; from the coding sequence ATGTCTGATTTATCTACTTCTATTAAGCAAATTAAACAAATGCTAATCATGCAAGATGCTATGAATACTCGAGTGAGTGATTCTTGGCGCGCAGACAATTATGAATGGTATCGCGCCATTTGGGTTGAATGTGCCGAAATGCTTGATCATCACGGTTGGAAATGGTGGAAACATCAAGAGTGTGATGTACCGCAAGTGCAATTAGAATTGGTTGATATTTTTCATTTTGGCTTATCATTGCGTTTAATGAAAGAAAGTAACGTTGACATAATCGCTGAGCAATTGGCTGCAGAATTACAACAATCTGTTGAACATACTGACTTTAAACTGGCGTTAGAAGATTTAGCTGCCGCGGCCGTATCAAATAAAGATTTTGATGGTAAAAGTTTTACCGCCTGTATGGCTCTGATGGATATGGATTTAAATGAGTTATTCCGTCAGTACGTTGGTAAAAATACTCTTAACTTTTTCCGCCAAGACTACGGGTACAAAACAGGTACTTACATTAAAATCTGGAATGGCAAAGAAGACAATGAAGTATTAGCCGACTTAGTAACCTCATTAGATACCACTGCTGAAGACTTTCAAAGCAATGTTTATAAAGGCTTAAAAGCAGCTTATCCCAAGTAA
- a CDS encoding YaiI/YqxD family protein, translated as MKIWVDADACPVAIKEILFKAADRTQTQTTLFANHAMRIVPSKFISFVRVSAGFDVADDEIVKRVEQGDLVVTQDIPLAAEVIDKGAIALNPRGELYTTSNIRARLNMRDFMDTMRASGVQSGGPPPLNQADKQAFANNLDRLLTAAKK; from the coding sequence ATGAAAATTTGGGTTGATGCCGACGCCTGCCCGGTTGCTATTAAAGAAATATTATTTAAAGCAGCGGACCGAACACAAACACAAACGACCCTTTTTGCCAATCACGCTATGCGAATTGTGCCGTCAAAGTTTATCTCTTTTGTAAGGGTTTCTGCTGGCTTTGATGTCGCCGATGATGAAATAGTTAAACGAGTTGAACAAGGCGATTTAGTGGTAACCCAAGATATCCCTCTTGCGGCCGAAGTTATCGATAAAGGCGCTATCGCATTAAATCCACGTGGTGAGTTATACACTACCAGTAATATTCGCGCTCGATTAAATATGCGCGATTTTATGGATACCATGCGTGCCAGCGGTGTGCAAAGTGGCGGTCCACCGCCGCTGAATCAAGCCGACAAACAAGCTTTTGCTAATAACCTTGATCGGCTTCTGACAGCAGCCAAGAAATAA
- a CDS encoding DUF2164 domain-containing protein, with the protein MSTIEFSKAQKDGLVIKLQRYFETELDQDLGQFDADFLLDFFAKEMGAVFYNQGLYDAQAILNDKVADISDAIYEIEKPIDI; encoded by the coding sequence TTGTCTACAATTGAATTTTCAAAAGCACAAAAAGATGGTTTAGTAATAAAGCTACAACGTTACTTCGAAACCGAGCTAGATCAGGATTTAGGCCAGTTTGATGCTGATTTTTTATTGGATTTCTTTGCCAAAGAAATGGGCGCAGTATTTTATAATCAAGGCTTGTATGACGCTCAAGCTATTTTAAATGATAAAGTAGCTGATATTTCAGACGCAATTTATGAAATTGAAAAACCGATTGATATCTAA
- a CDS encoding DUF7661 family protein — MQHNKPLQFDVFGKKMSVHRRNNEWLLFIESDVGIRSRVYDVIIPAEMEVTNLATYLDDIYHEYSSDKHPKVIALN, encoded by the coding sequence ATGCAGCACAATAAACCGCTTCAATTTGACGTATTCGGCAAAAAAATGTCTGTTCATAGAAGGAATAACGAGTGGCTATTGTTTATCGAATCTGATGTTGGTATACGCTCTAGGGTTTATGATGTAATAATCCCTGCTGAAATGGAAGTGACGAACTTAGCTACTTATTTAGATGATATTTACCACGAATATTCTAGCGACAAACACCCAAAGGTTATTGCGTTAAATTAA
- a CDS encoding FAD-dependent oxidoreductase: protein MSKNVYQFIDVKRIDPPKKAIDLRKANFVEIYQPLSNDQSAGQADRCLDCGNPYCEWKCPVHNYIPQWLELVTEGKILEAAELCHETNSLPEMCGRVCPQDRLCESACTLNDEFGAVTIGNIEKYITDSAFAQGWTPDLSHVISTGKTVAIIGAGPAGLACADVLTRNGVKAVVFDKQAEIGGLLTFGIPSFKLEKDVVVRRRKIFEGMGIEFKLNTNVGTDISFNEISEQYDAVFLGLGTYTDMTGGFDNETAPGVYSALDYLIANTQKTMGITENVKPYTSFADKKVIVLGGGDTAMDCVRTAVRQGATDVTCAYRRDEANMPGSPREVQNAKEESVNFEFNIQPLDVAVDESGKACGVKFVKTQLGQPDANGRRSPEPIEGSEFIMEADAVVIAFGFLPSPPQWMKDAGVEVDSRGRVLATEQSSFAMQTSKQNIFAGGDMVRGSDLVVTAIDEGRKAAMGILDFVLAEELIQIQQA, encoded by the coding sequence ATGAGTAAAAATGTTTATCAATTTATTGATGTAAAAAGAATTGATCCACCAAAGAAAGCTATCGATTTACGTAAAGCTAATTTCGTGGAAATTTACCAACCTTTAAGCAATGATCAAAGTGCTGGTCAAGCTGATCGTTGTTTAGACTGTGGTAACCCTTATTGTGAATGGAAATGTCCGGTACATAATTATATTCCACAATGGTTAGAGTTAGTTACTGAAGGTAAAATTTTAGAAGCGGCTGAGCTTTGTCATGAAACTAATTCATTACCTGAAATGTGTGGACGTGTATGTCCGCAAGACAGATTATGTGAATCGGCATGTACACTAAACGACGAGTTTGGCGCCGTAACTATCGGTAATATTGAAAAGTATATTACTGATTCCGCTTTCGCCCAAGGCTGGACTCCTGATCTAAGCCACGTAATATCTACCGGCAAAACGGTAGCGATTATAGGTGCAGGTCCAGCAGGTTTAGCATGTGCTGATGTACTAACACGTAATGGCGTTAAAGCTGTTGTTTTTGACAAACAAGCAGAAATTGGCGGTCTACTAACCTTTGGTATTCCATCGTTTAAGCTTGAGAAAGATGTGGTTGTTCGTCGCCGTAAAATATTTGAAGGCATGGGTATTGAGTTTAAACTTAATACTAATGTTGGTACTGACATAAGCTTTAACGAAATTAGCGAGCAATATGACGCAGTATTTTTAGGTTTAGGTACTTACACTGATATGACGGGTGGTTTTGACAATGAAACGGCTCCAGGTGTTTATAGCGCACTGGATTACTTAATCGCCAATACTCAAAAAACCATGGGCATTACCGAGAACGTAAAACCTTACACTAGCTTTGCCGATAAAAAAGTTATTGTATTGGGCGGTGGTGACACAGCAATGGATTGTGTTCGAACAGCGGTTCGTCAAGGTGCTACAGATGTAACATGTGCTTATCGTCGTGATGAAGCAAACATGCCCGGATCACCACGTGAAGTTCAAAATGCTAAAGAAGAAAGTGTAAATTTCGAATTTAACATTCAACCTTTAGATGTAGCCGTTGATGAAAGTGGCAAGGCTTGTGGCGTAAAATTTGTTAAAACACAACTTGGCCAACCAGATGCAAATGGCCGTCGCAGTCCGGAGCCAATCGAAGGCAGTGAGTTCATTATGGAAGCAGATGCCGTAGTAATTGCTTTTGGTTTCCTACCGAGTCCACCACAATGGATGAAAGATGCCGGTGTTGAGGTTGATTCTCGCGGCCGAGTATTAGCAACGGAACAATCTAGCTTTGCCATGCAAACCAGTAAGCAAAATATCTTTGCCGGTGGTGACATGGTGCGCGGCTCGGATTTAGTGGTTACCGCTATTGATGAAGGCCGAAAAGCAGCAATGGGCATACTAGATTTTGTCTTAGCAGAAGAGTTAATTCAAATTCAGCAAGCTTAG